In Candidatus Marinimicrobia bacterium CG08_land_8_20_14_0_20_45_22, a genomic segment contains:
- a CDS encoding IS630 family transposase codes for NKNAKINWQFTTDDARIKLKRLYPSLSC; via the coding sequence ATAATAAAAATGCAAAGATTAATTGGCAGTTTACAACAGATGATGCACGTATTAAACTCAAACGGTTATATCCGTCATTATCATGTTAA
- the gap gene encoding type I glyceraldehyde-3-phosphate dehydrogenase: MSTKVAINGFGRIGRLVFKAAYQKADLEIVGINDLTDAKTLAHLLKYDSIHGKFQGEIKAEETAIVVDGKKYPIFAQKDPAMLPWGQLGVDIVVEATGKFRSREGMMKHIQAGAKKVILTVPADKKEDVDATIVPGVNDEMLTKDCVFVSNASCTTNCLAPITKVLNDNFGVKRGLMNTIHSYTNDQVILDFPHKDLRRARAAALSIIPTKTGAAKAIGLVIPALDKKLDGFSMRVPTPDGSVVDLTVELEKTTTKEEINAAMKAAAEGAMKGVLEYCVDPIVSKDVVDNSHSSIFDSLLTQVIDGNFVKVVSWYDNEWGYSNRVVELVQKMGKF, translated from the coding sequence ATGTCAACAAAAGTAGCAATTAATGGCTTTGGAAGAATCGGCCGATTGGTTTTCAAGGCCGCCTACCAAAAAGCCGATCTCGAGATCGTCGGCATCAATGATTTAACGGATGCAAAAACACTGGCGCATCTACTGAAATATGACAGCATTCACGGCAAATTTCAGGGCGAGATCAAAGCAGAAGAAACCGCTATCGTCGTCGATGGGAAAAAGTACCCGATTTTCGCTCAAAAAGATCCGGCAATGTTGCCGTGGGGACAATTGGGCGTCGATATTGTCGTCGAAGCGACCGGCAAGTTCCGCAGTCGCGAAGGCATGATGAAACATATTCAAGCCGGCGCTAAGAAAGTGATCCTGACCGTTCCCGCCGACAAGAAAGAAGACGTGGACGCCACGATAGTTCCGGGAGTTAATGACGAGATGCTGACTAAAGATTGCGTCTTCGTATCGAATGCTTCCTGCACAACGAACTGCCTCGCTCCAATCACTAAAGTTCTGAATGACAATTTCGGTGTTAAACGCGGTTTGATGAACACGATCCACAGTTACACGAATGATCAGGTTATCCTTGATTTCCCGCATAAAGATCTTCGCCGCGCCCGCGCCGCCGCTCTGTCAATTATTCCGACCAAAACCGGCGCCGCAAAAGCCATCGGACTCGTCATTCCGGCATTGGATAAAAAATTAGATGGTTTTTCCATGCGCGTTCCGACTCCGGATGGCTCGGTCGTTGATTTGACCGTCGAACTTGAAAAAACGACAACGAAGGAAGAAATCAATGCTGCGATGAAAGCCGCCGCCGAAGGCGCCATGAAAGGCGTTTTGGAGTATTGCGTTGATCCTATCGTCAGCAAAGATGTCGTCGATAATTCCCACTCTTCAATCTTCGACTCACTTTTGACGCAGGTTATCGACGGAAACTTCGTAAAAGTCGTCTCTTGGTACGACAACGAATGGGGTTATTCCAACCGCGTCGTCGAACTCGTCCAAAAAATGGGCAAATTTTAA